Proteins from one Hyperolius riggenbachi isolate aHypRig1 chromosome 4, aHypRig1.pri, whole genome shotgun sequence genomic window:
- the LOC137571268 gene encoding opsin-5-like isoform X2, whose translation MVGNLAVLATAVKCSSHLKPPDLLSVNLAVTDLGMAVTMYPLAIASAWNHAWIGGEPTCLYYALMGFFFGVASMMTLTTMAVIRYLVTSTTTSNRNTIKKKLVYILITGIWLYSLMWAIFPLIGWGHYGPEPFGISCTIAWAEFQNSSSGSSFIISMFVLCTLVPATTIITCYSRIAWRLHKAYQEIQNYDKIPNAAKVERKLTLMAILVSCGFLLAWTPYAIVSFWSMFQSSASIPPFVSLLPCLFAKSSTAFNPLIYYAFSKTFRQKVKQLKCCCGWRIHFSQSETSGENPAVSVIWTGRDNIQVSSVSKPTNKTQTSSTVTQ comes from the exons ATGGTGGGGAATCTGGCCGTGCTTGCAACAGCGGTGAAATGTTCTTCCCATCTAAAGCCTCCTGACCTCTTGTCAGTAAATTTAGCCGTAACGGACTTGGGGATGGCAGTCACCATGTACCCCCTGGCTATTGCTTCTGCCTGGAACCATGCCTGGATTGGTGGGGAACCTACTTGCTTGTATTATGCCCTGATGGGATTCTTCTTTGGAGTAGCAAGTATGATGACCTTGACAACAATGGCAGTGATCCGATATCTGGTGACCAGCACGACTACCAGTAACC GCAACACCATAAAGAAGAAGCTGGTGTACATCCTGATAACAGGCATATGGCTGTACTCCCTGATGTGGGCAATTTTCCCATTGATTGGTTGGGGTCACTATGGGCCGGAACCATTCGGGATTTCTTGCACCATCGCCTGGGCGGAGTTCCAGAATTCCTCCAGTGGATCCTCGTTCATCATCAGTATGTTTGTCCTGTGCACACTCGTCCCAGCCACAACCATCATCACCTGTTACAGCAGGATAGCCTGGAGACTCCACAAGGCTTATCAGGAGATCCAGAACTATGACAAGATCCCCAACGCTGCCAAAGTGGAGAGGAAGCTCACCCTG ATGGCCATACTGGTGAGCTGTGGTTTCCTGCTTGCCTGGACCCCGTATGCGATTGTCAGCTTCTGGTCCATGTTCCAGTCCAGTGCAAGCATACCTCCATTTGTCTCTCTGCTTCCCTGCCTCTTTGCCAAGTCCTCAACCGCTTTCAACCCGCTCATCTACTACGCGTTCAGCAAGACTTTCCGGCAGAAGGTGAAGCAGCTGAAGTGCTGCTGCGGGTGGCGGATCCATTTCTCGCAGTCGGAGACTTCCGGGGAGAACCCGGCGGTGTCGGTGATCTGGACAGGCAGAGACAACATCCAGGTCTCCTCTGTATCCAAACCAACGAACAAAACACAGACCAGCTCGACTGTCACACAGTGA
- the LOC137571268 gene encoding opsin-5-like isoform X1, producing the protein MEGRFASTLHPMVDYGAGVFLLVIAILSMVGNLAVLATAVKCSSHLKPPDLLSVNLAVTDLGMAVTMYPLAIASAWNHAWIGGEPTCLYYALMGFFFGVASMMTLTTMAVIRYLVTSTTTSNRNTIKKKLVYILITGIWLYSLMWAIFPLIGWGHYGPEPFGISCTIAWAEFQNSSSGSSFIISMFVLCTLVPATTIITCYSRIAWRLHKAYQEIQNYDKIPNAAKVERKLTLMAILVSCGFLLAWTPYAIVSFWSMFQSSASIPPFVSLLPCLFAKSSTAFNPLIYYAFSKTFRQKVKQLKCCCGWRIHFSQSETSGENPAVSVIWTGRDNIQVSSVSKPTNKTQTSSTVTQ; encoded by the exons CCATTCTGAGCATGGTGGGGAATCTGGCCGTGCTTGCAACAGCGGTGAAATGTTCTTCCCATCTAAAGCCTCCTGACCTCTTGTCAGTAAATTTAGCCGTAACGGACTTGGGGATGGCAGTCACCATGTACCCCCTGGCTATTGCTTCTGCCTGGAACCATGCCTGGATTGGTGGGGAACCTACTTGCTTGTATTATGCCCTGATGGGATTCTTCTTTGGAGTAGCAAGTATGATGACCTTGACAACAATGGCAGTGATCCGATATCTGGTGACCAGCACGACTACCAGTAACC GCAACACCATAAAGAAGAAGCTGGTGTACATCCTGATAACAGGCATATGGCTGTACTCCCTGATGTGGGCAATTTTCCCATTGATTGGTTGGGGTCACTATGGGCCGGAACCATTCGGGATTTCTTGCACCATCGCCTGGGCGGAGTTCCAGAATTCCTCCAGTGGATCCTCGTTCATCATCAGTATGTTTGTCCTGTGCACACTCGTCCCAGCCACAACCATCATCACCTGTTACAGCAGGATAGCCTGGAGACTCCACAAGGCTTATCAGGAGATCCAGAACTATGACAAGATCCCCAACGCTGCCAAAGTGGAGAGGAAGCTCACCCTG ATGGCCATACTGGTGAGCTGTGGTTTCCTGCTTGCCTGGACCCCGTATGCGATTGTCAGCTTCTGGTCCATGTTCCAGTCCAGTGCAAGCATACCTCCATTTGTCTCTCTGCTTCCCTGCCTCTTTGCCAAGTCCTCAACCGCTTTCAACCCGCTCATCTACTACGCGTTCAGCAAGACTTTCCGGCAGAAGGTGAAGCAGCTGAAGTGCTGCTGCGGGTGGCGGATCCATTTCTCGCAGTCGGAGACTTCCGGGGAGAACCCGGCGGTGTCGGTGATCTGGACAGGCAGAGACAACATCCAGGTCTCCTCTGTATCCAAACCAACGAACAAAACACAGACCAGCTCGACTGTCACACAGTGA